The Pseudomonadota bacterium genome has a segment encoding these proteins:
- a CDS encoding formylglycine-generating enzyme family protein: MSDAGTEDPFLAGPVTPPPAECEGDAYVEGECAHPCVEESCQGGWCRIPQGCFIYGTPEEEPGHGISETLTPLTLTHDFIVQQHELTQGEWAAMGFAPTSTGPDGTGFVACAGNNCPVVSISWWEAVAAANRLSELHDLQPCYELTGCTGEVGKGMVCQKARAVHANVYDCPGYRLPTLAEWEYSARAGTRTAFYSGEIESVSDSLGYFFDANLDPIAWYWWNSGPGTEIDEMLPCEGKTTHPVEQKTPNPWHLHDMSGNAMEWSWDRYGWGHGFEGVAQTDPLDDGEQEIHVYRGGAAAMPSVLLRSSANFVLPDNRASIGGGLRLVRTVSWPEGADTETVPDPDTETETDSDTEPVDTDAHNPDDCPLGSAWPCTCYFPEDTPGFWECDDGTACVYVNPHHAEWDPEFGICAVMCDDIETDPTCDPTTFTGDPSCELTYAYSSVGMPDGCVLLCTEDFECPSDQHCVIEDFYGPDATQGFCYPHP; this comes from the coding sequence ATGTCCGACGCCGGCACCGAGGACCCGTTCCTCGCCGGACCGGTCACGCCGCCTCCTGCGGAGTGTGAGGGCGACGCGTACGTCGAAGGCGAATGCGCCCACCCGTGCGTGGAGGAGAGCTGCCAGGGCGGATGGTGTCGGATCCCTCAAGGCTGTTTCATCTACGGGACACCCGAAGAGGAGCCAGGTCACGGCATCTCCGAAACGTTAACCCCACTGACTCTCACCCACGATTTCATTGTGCAACAGCACGAGCTGACACAGGGAGAATGGGCGGCGATGGGATTTGCACCGACTTCGACCGGGCCGGACGGAACAGGGTTCGTGGCGTGCGCCGGGAACAACTGCCCGGTCGTGTCCATCTCCTGGTGGGAGGCCGTGGCGGCCGCGAACCGGCTGTCCGAGCTGCACGATCTCCAGCCGTGCTACGAGCTGACCGGGTGCACCGGCGAGGTGGGAAAAGGGATGGTCTGTCAGAAAGCCCGGGCGGTCCACGCCAACGTCTACGACTGCCCGGGCTACCGTTTGCCGACTTTGGCCGAGTGGGAGTACTCCGCTCGCGCAGGCACACGTACTGCGTTCTATTCTGGAGAAATCGAATCCGTTAGTGATTCATTGGGCTATTTCTTCGACGCTAACCTCGATCCTATCGCTTGGTACTGGTGGAATTCGGGTCCGGGAACGGAGATTGACGAGATGCTGCCGTGCGAGGGAAAGACGACGCACCCTGTCGAGCAGAAGACGCCGAACCCATGGCACCTTCACGACATGAGCGGCAACGCCATGGAATGGTCGTGGGACAGGTACGGATGGGGCCACGGATTCGAAGGGGTTGCACAAACAGATCCTCTGGATGACGGCGAACAAGAGATTCACGTTTACAGAGGTGGCGCCGCGGCGATGCCTTCCGTGTTGCTTCGCTCTTCGGCGAACTTCGTATTGCCGGACAACCGTGCCTCCATCGGCGGTGGCCTCCGCCTCGTCCGGACGGTCTCCTGGCCCGAGGGAGCGGACACCGAGACCGTGCCCGATCCCGACACGGAGACGGAGACCGACTCGGACACCGAGCCGGTCGACACGGACGCGCACAACCCCGACGACTGCCCGCTCGGCTCCGCTTGGCCGTGCACATGCTACTTTCCAGAGGACACGCCCGGCTTCTGGGAGTGCGACGACGGCACGGCGTGCGTCTACGTGAACCCCCACCACGCGGAGTGGGACCCGGAGTTCGGGATCTGCGCGGTGATGTGCGACGACATCGAGACCGACCCCACGTGCGACCCCACGACGTTCACGGGAGATCCGAGCTGCGAGCTGACCTACGCGTACAGCTCGGTCGGGATGCCGGACGGCTGCGTATTGCTGTGCACGGAAGACTTCGAGTGCCCCTCCGACCAGCACTGCGTCATCGAGGACTTCTACGGCCCGGACGCGACCCAAGGGTTCTGCTACCCGCACCCCTGA